A region of Massilia sp. WG5 DNA encodes the following proteins:
- the lptA gene encoding lipopolysaccharide transport periplasmic protein LptA: MKKIFAVAALSLASLTASAERADSLKQAQVDFDNGHLDEVTQTRTLTGNVVLTRGTLLIKSDKAVMKESPEGYMILVLTAAPGKIASFRQKRDGGPDLWTEGQAQRIEYDERTEVVKLFSNAVVKQLEGKRMTSEVNGPFISYDNRTEQANVHNDASGDSKPGGGRSTIIIAPRRSPPAAAPAAAPAAAPSGAAKQ; the protein is encoded by the coding sequence ATGAAAAAAATATTCGCCGTCGCCGCTCTCTCGCTGGCAAGCCTTACCGCCAGCGCGGAGCGCGCTGATTCGCTCAAGCAGGCCCAGGTCGACTTCGACAACGGCCACCTCGACGAGGTCACCCAGACCCGCACCCTGACCGGCAATGTCGTGCTGACGCGCGGCACGCTGCTGATCAAGTCGGACAAGGCCGTGATGAAGGAATCGCCGGAAGGCTACATGATCCTGGTGCTGACCGCCGCGCCAGGAAAAATCGCGAGCTTCCGCCAGAAGCGCGACGGCGGGCCCGACCTGTGGACCGAGGGCCAGGCCCAGCGTATCGAATACGACGAGCGCACCGAAGTGGTCAAGCTGTTCTCGAACGCCGTCGTCAAGCAGCTCGAAGGCAAGCGCATGACGAGCGAAGTGAACGGCCCCTTCATCTCCTACGACAACCGCACCGAGCAGGCGAACGTGCACAACGACGCCAGCGGCGACAGCAAGCCGGGCGGCGGGCGCAGCACCATCATCATCGCACCGCGCCGTAGTCCGCCCGCTGCGGCACCCGCTGCGGCGCCGGCCGCAGCACCGTCGGGAGCAGCCAAGCAATGA
- a CDS encoding RNA polymerase factor sigma-54 has product MKQTLQLKTSQHLALTPQLQQSIRLLQLSTLELHQEIEQVLSDNPLLERLDDPLDRSVRLLADGAINNGASTSTTPDAPPAQSQGEEGKDNAGGEGEGGDSGEAGGAEHDMEWGEPGRSGNGGEDEDGRPQLEASPVSLREHLMEQVRLTCISPRDCALVEIVVDTLDDNGYLEESLDELHARMPPELEIEFDELRTALSLVQSMDPPGVGARSAAECLALQIRRMPGVPMVTRRMALTIVERYLTWFAQREFNKLKKALDCDDEDLREAQAVIRQCNPHPGAAFASDVSDFVVPDVIVRRAKDGWSVQLNPEVMPRLRVNSIYAALMKQGKSESQLNAQLQEAKWLIKNMRQRFDTILRVAQAIVERQRNFFSHGAVAMRPLVLREIADTLGLHESTISRVTTQKYMLTPHGMFELKYFFGSHVATEAGGEASSTAIRALIVQLTGAEDPKNPLSDSKIAEMLGEQGMVIARRTVAKYREALKIPPVSLRKSL; this is encoded by the coding sequence ATGAAACAGACGCTGCAACTCAAGACATCACAGCACCTTGCGCTGACGCCGCAACTCCAGCAGTCGATCCGGCTGCTGCAGCTGTCCACTCTCGAGCTGCACCAGGAGATCGAGCAGGTACTGAGCGACAATCCGCTGCTCGAGCGCCTCGACGATCCGCTCGACCGCTCCGTGCGCCTGCTGGCGGACGGCGCCATCAACAACGGCGCCTCGACCTCCACCACGCCTGACGCGCCGCCCGCCCAGAGCCAGGGCGAGGAGGGCAAGGACAACGCCGGCGGCGAGGGCGAGGGCGGCGACAGCGGCGAGGCCGGCGGCGCCGAGCACGACATGGAATGGGGCGAGCCGGGCCGCTCCGGCAACGGCGGCGAGGACGAAGACGGCCGCCCGCAGCTGGAAGCCAGCCCGGTCTCGCTGCGTGAACACCTGATGGAACAGGTGCGCCTGACCTGCATCTCGCCGCGCGACTGCGCGCTGGTCGAGATCGTCGTCGATACCCTCGACGACAACGGCTACCTCGAGGAATCGCTGGACGAGCTGCATGCGCGCATGCCGCCCGAACTGGAGATCGAGTTCGACGAACTGCGCACGGCCCTGTCGCTGGTGCAGAGCATGGACCCGCCCGGCGTCGGCGCCCGCAGCGCCGCCGAATGCCTGGCGCTGCAGATCCGCCGCATGCCCGGCGTGCCGATGGTGACGCGGCGCATGGCGCTGACCATCGTCGAACGCTACCTGACCTGGTTCGCGCAGCGCGAATTCAACAAGCTCAAGAAGGCCCTCGACTGCGACGACGAAGACCTGCGCGAAGCCCAGGCCGTGATCCGCCAGTGCAATCCGCATCCGGGCGCGGCCTTCGCTTCCGACGTCTCCGACTTCGTGGTGCCGGACGTGATCGTGCGCCGCGCGAAGGACGGCTGGAGCGTGCAGCTGAATCCGGAAGTGATGCCGCGCCTGCGCGTGAACAGCATCTACGCTGCCTTGATGAAGCAGGGAAAATCGGAGTCGCAGCTGAATGCACAATTGCAAGAAGCGAAGTGGCTCATCAAGAACATGCGCCAGCGCTTCGACACGATCCTGCGTGTAGCGCAAGCAATCGTCGAGCGCCAGCGGAACTTTTTCTCCCACGGCGCAGTTGCCATGCGGCCCCTTGTTTTACGTGAGATAGCTGATACACTAGGTCTACACGAGAGCACAATTTCTCGCGTCACAACGCAGAAATACATGCTGACGCCGCACGGCATGTTTGAGCTGAAGTACTTTTTCGGGAGTCACGTCGCGACCGAGGCAGGAGGCGAAGCATCCTCGACCGCGATCCGGGCTCTTATCGTACAACTCACAGGAGCAGAAGACCCCAAGAACCCTTTATCCGACAGCAAGATCGCGGAGATGCTAGGGGAACAGGGAATGGTTATCGCACGCCGCACGGTCGCGAAATACCGTGAGGCGCTGAAGATCCCGCCCGTTAGCCTTCGCAAATCCTTGTAA
- a CDS encoding 3-hydroxyacyl-CoA dehydrogenase family protein, which translates to MTDIHVIGVVGGGLMGVGIATQFALAGHATLVVEADPERAAGIPVRAADILSQLMAAGLVDAPQRDAALARLRVSGGLDELAGAAMAIEAIPEVLGAKHTLYAQLEDIMAPDAIIASNTSGFPPDALSEHMRKPARFLVAHFWNPPHLIPLVEVVPGSATAPDAVERSVRLLAGIGMEPVVLKAAIPGFIGNRLQFAVLREALHIVRSGAATPETVDAVMKACLGRRYSIMGPFESADLGGLHTLMGIGANLMPALAKDEEVLELMRAHVDKGELGASTGQGFYTWDEDRIADLKARRLRQLSGK; encoded by the coding sequence ATGACAGATATTCACGTCATCGGTGTCGTCGGAGGCGGCCTGATGGGCGTTGGCATCGCGACGCAGTTCGCGCTGGCCGGCCACGCCACGCTGGTAGTGGAAGCCGACCCCGAACGCGCGGCCGGGATTCCTGTCCGCGCGGCCGACATCCTGTCGCAGCTGATGGCGGCGGGCCTGGTCGACGCGCCGCAACGCGACGCCGCGCTCGCGCGCCTGCGCGTGAGCGGCGGCCTGGACGAACTGGCCGGCGCCGCCATGGCCATCGAAGCGATTCCCGAAGTCCTCGGGGCCAAGCACACGCTGTATGCCCAGCTCGAAGACATCATGGCGCCGGATGCCATCATCGCCAGCAATACCAGCGGTTTTCCGCCGGACGCGCTGTCCGAACACATGCGGAAACCGGCCCGGTTCCTGGTCGCGCATTTCTGGAACCCGCCGCACCTGATTCCGCTGGTGGAAGTGGTGCCGGGCAGCGCGACGGCGCCCGACGCGGTCGAGCGCAGCGTGCGCCTGCTGGCCGGCATCGGCATGGAGCCGGTGGTGCTGAAGGCGGCGATTCCCGGCTTCATCGGCAACCGGCTGCAGTTCGCGGTGCTGCGCGAAGCGCTCCACATCGTGCGTTCCGGCGCGGCCACGCCCGAGACCGTGGACGCCGTGATGAAAGCCTGCCTGGGGCGGCGCTACAGCATCATGGGGCCCTTCGAGAGCGCCGACCTCGGCGGCCTGCATACCCTGATGGGGATCGGCGCCAACCTGATGCCGGCGCTGGCCAAGGACGAGGAGGTGCTCGAGCTGATGCGCGCCCACGTCGACAAGGGCGAACTCGGCGCAAGCACGGGGCAGGGCTTCTATACCTGGGACGAAGACCGGATCGCAGACCTGAAGGCGCGCCGCTTGCGCCAGCTTTCAGGCAAATGA
- a CDS encoding enoyl-CoA hydratase/isomerase family protein, protein MSEYVQTRVANGTGIITLDRPKALNSLSLDMVRALTAALLAWRDEAGVDAVIIKSTSEKALCAGGDIRFFHQAGHATPTGGSALLEDFFTEEYALNHLIHFYPKPYIALMDGVVMGGGMGIAQGGPDSGLRVVTERTKMAMPEVNIGLFPDVGGSHFLSHAPGALGMYLGLTGNTIGAADALYVGLADVFVPAAQLPALQDLIAATPGAQLPAAIRAFAAPFAAQAGDSQLQQQRALIDRHFAASSVQAVMESLAGDASPFAQKALAAMRQRSPLMMSVTREMLVRGASMDVAGCLRMERSLVRRNFEHGEVLEGVRALVIDKDNAPAWNPPTLEAVTPEMVARFFEPVWPAHAHPLRDLV, encoded by the coding sequence ATGAGCGAATACGTGCAGACCCGCGTCGCCAACGGCACCGGCATCATTACCCTGGACCGGCCCAAGGCCCTGAACTCGCTGTCGCTGGACATGGTGCGCGCGCTGACGGCAGCCCTGCTGGCCTGGCGCGACGAGGCCGGCGTCGACGCCGTCATTATCAAGAGCACCAGCGAAAAAGCCCTGTGCGCGGGCGGCGACATCCGCTTCTTCCACCAGGCCGGGCATGCCACGCCGACGGGCGGGAGTGCGCTGCTGGAAGACTTCTTTACCGAAGAATACGCGCTGAACCACCTGATCCATTTCTATCCGAAACCGTATATTGCGCTGATGGACGGGGTGGTTATGGGCGGCGGCATGGGCATCGCCCAAGGCGGCCCGGACAGCGGCCTGCGCGTCGTGACCGAACGCACGAAGATGGCGATGCCCGAGGTGAACATCGGCCTGTTCCCGGACGTCGGCGGCAGCCATTTCCTGTCGCATGCGCCGGGCGCGCTCGGCATGTACCTGGGCCTGACCGGCAACACCATCGGCGCCGCCGATGCCCTCTACGTCGGCCTGGCCGACGTGTTTGTCCCCGCTGCGCAATTGCCTGCGCTGCAGGACCTGATCGCCGCCACGCCGGGCGCACAATTGCCGGCCGCGATCCGCGCCTTCGCGGCGCCGTTCGCAGCGCAGGCAGGCGACAGCCAGCTGCAGCAACAGCGTGCGCTGATCGATCGCCATTTCGCGGCATCCTCGGTGCAGGCCGTGATGGAGTCGCTGGCCGGCGACGCCAGCCCCTTCGCGCAGAAAGCCCTGGCCGCCATGCGCCAGCGCTCGCCGCTGATGATGTCCGTGACGCGCGAGATGCTGGTGCGCGGCGCCAGCATGGACGTGGCCGGCTGCCTGCGCATGGAGCGCTCCCTGGTGCGCCGCAACTTCGAGCACGGCGAGGTGCTGGAAGGCGTGCGCGCCCTGGTGATCGACAAGGACAATGCGCCGGCATGGAACCCGCCGACGCTCGAGGCCGTCACACCGGAGATGGTGGCGCGCTTCTTCGAGCCGGTGTGGCCGGCGCATGCGCATCCGCTGCGGGACCTAGTATAA
- the hpf gene encoding ribosome hibernation-promoting factor, HPF/YfiA family, which produces MNLTISGHHLDVTPAIREYVQNKLERITRHFDQVIDSHVILCIDNLTEKEKRQKAEINLRVAGKIVHVASAAHDLYAAIDMLMDRLDRQVQKYKQMLQNHSNTPLKRMSNESNESIEGGEAAAAA; this is translated from the coding sequence ATGAATCTCACTATCAGCGGACATCATCTCGATGTAACCCCAGCAATCCGAGAATACGTACAGAACAAGCTTGAACGCATCACCCGCCATTTCGATCAAGTGATCGACTCCCACGTCATCCTCTGCATAGACAATCTCACCGAGAAAGAAAAACGCCAGAAGGCCGAGATCAACTTGCGCGTTGCTGGGAAGATCGTTCACGTTGCGAGCGCCGCACACGACCTCTACGCCGCGATCGACATGCTGATGGACCGCCTCGACAGGCAAGTCCAGAAGTACAAGCAGATGCTTCAGAATCACAGTAACACTCCGCTGAAACGCATGAGCAACGAATCCAACGAGTCCATTGAGGGAGGAGAAGCTGCCGCCGCAGCGTGA
- the lptC gene encoding LPS export ABC transporter periplasmic protein LptC, producing MATTTYVNKRTAHRWRLLALMLAALFFAFGSFWLVQVMRGGDDVHNVNVGNDPDYIIDNFSFVRMSETGQPRYVISGERLTHRPANNTSVIDKPVVQSLSVDHPHMTMTADTAHVNQDQNQIDLVGNVDITRPGSATTQPMRIRTEALTVLPDEEISKTDKPIQMTLGAASATGVGMVANNATQQLDLGGRGRIIYPPRSAR from the coding sequence ATGGCGACCACCACCTACGTCAACAAGCGTACCGCGCACCGCTGGCGCCTGCTGGCCCTGATGCTGGCGGCGCTGTTCTTCGCCTTCGGCAGCTTCTGGCTGGTGCAGGTGATGCGCGGTGGCGACGATGTGCACAACGTCAACGTGGGCAACGATCCCGACTACATCATCGACAACTTCAGCTTCGTGCGCATGTCGGAAACCGGCCAGCCGCGCTACGTGATCTCGGGCGAGCGCCTGACCCACCGACCGGCCAACAACACCTCGGTGATCGACAAGCCGGTGGTGCAGAGCCTGAGCGTGGACCATCCGCACATGACCATGACGGCGGACACCGCGCACGTCAACCAGGACCAGAACCAGATCGACCTGGTCGGCAACGTCGACATCACCCGTCCGGGCAGCGCGACCACGCAGCCCATGCGCATCCGCACCGAGGCGCTGACCGTGCTGCCGGACGAGGAGATCTCGAAGACCGACAAGCCGATCCAGATGACGCTCGGCGCCGCTTCCGCGACCGGCGTCGGCATGGTGGCCAACAACGCCACGCAGCAGCTGGACCTGGGCGGGCGCGGCCGCATTATTTATCCGCCGCGTAGCGCACGCTGA
- the lptB gene encoding LPS export ABC transporter ATP-binding protein: MMDVHADAAAVTGAGSTLVVKGLQKSYGKRLVVRDVSLQVACGEVVGLLGPNGAGKTTSFYMIVGLVPADAGSIVINGTDITSLPIHRRAMLGLSYLPQEASVFRKLTVEENIRAVLELQRENGKPLGKARIQERLDELLADLQIEKLRENPALSLSGGERRRVEIARALATDPRFVLLDEPFAGVDPIAVIEIQRIVRFLKERGIGVLITDHNVRETLGICDRAYIINQGAVLASGRPDDIIANESVRRVYLGEHFRM; this comes from the coding sequence ATGATGGATGTCCACGCAGACGCCGCCGCCGTCACCGGCGCCGGCAGCACCCTGGTCGTCAAGGGGCTGCAGAAAAGCTACGGCAAGCGCCTGGTGGTGCGCGACGTCTCGCTGCAGGTCGCCTGCGGCGAGGTGGTCGGCCTGCTCGGCCCGAACGGCGCCGGCAAGACCACCTCGTTCTACATGATCGTGGGCCTGGTGCCGGCCGACGCCGGTTCCATCGTCATCAACGGCACCGACATCACGAGCCTGCCGATCCACCGGCGCGCCATGCTGGGCCTGTCCTACCTGCCGCAGGAAGCCTCGGTGTTCCGCAAGCTGACGGTGGAGGAGAACATCCGCGCCGTGCTGGAACTGCAGCGCGAGAACGGCAAGCCGCTGGGCAAGGCGCGCATCCAGGAACGCCTGGACGAGCTGCTGGCCGACCTGCAGATCGAGAAGCTGCGCGAGAACCCGGCGCTGTCGCTGTCGGGCGGCGAGCGGCGCCGCGTGGAGATCGCGCGCGCGCTGGCGACCGACCCGCGCTTCGTGCTGCTGGACGAACCCTTCGCCGGCGTCGATCCGATCGCGGTGATCGAGATCCAGCGCATCGTGCGCTTCCTGAAGGAGCGCGGGATCGGCGTGCTGATTACCGACCACAATGTGCGCGAGACGCTTGGCATCTGCGATCGCGCGTATATCATCAACCAGGGCGCGGTGCTGGCTTCCGGACGTCCTGACGATATCATCGCCAACGAATCGGTCCGCCGCGTCTACCTGGGTGAACACTTCCGGATGTAG
- a CDS encoding GntP family permease — protein MSFLIVLAALAFLMVAAYRGYSVILFAPIAALGAVLFTDPSAVAPVFTGIFMEKMVGFVKLYFPVFMLGAVFGKVIEMSGFSKAIVQAAIRYIGRSRANAVIVAVCALLTYGGVSLFVVVFAVYPFAAELYRQSNIPKRLMPGAIALGAFSFTMDSLPGTPQIQNIIPTTFFKTTGWAAPVLGTIGSLFIIVVGLGYLEWRRRAAMAKGEGYGASLVNEPQEASSEALPNPVIAVLPLVLVGVANFVFTKMIPVWYGAGAYTVPAEVLPGVHTPVTATIKTVLGIWSVEAALLLGILLVLATAFRRVSQRFAAGSKEAVGGALLAAMNTASEYGFGGVIAALPGFIVVSDALKGIPNPLVNAAVSVSSLAGITGSASGGMSIALAAMSDLFIQGAQAAHIPLEVLHRVVAMASGGMDTLPHNGAVITLLAVTGLTHRESYREIFAVTIIKTLAVFFVIGVYYATGLV, from the coding sequence TTGTCGTTTCTGATTGTCCTGGCCGCACTGGCCTTCCTGATGGTTGCCGCCTACCGCGGCTACAGCGTCATCCTGTTCGCCCCGATCGCCGCGCTGGGCGCGGTCCTGTTCACCGACCCTTCCGCCGTGGCCCCGGTCTTCACCGGCATCTTCATGGAAAAGATGGTCGGCTTCGTCAAGCTCTACTTCCCCGTGTTCATGCTCGGCGCCGTGTTCGGCAAGGTGATCGAGATGTCCGGCTTCTCGAAAGCCATCGTGCAGGCCGCGATCCGCTACATCGGCCGCTCGCGCGCGAACGCCGTGATCGTGGCCGTGTGCGCGCTGCTGACCTATGGCGGCGTGTCGCTGTTCGTGGTGGTGTTCGCGGTCTATCCCTTCGCAGCCGAGCTCTACCGTCAAAGCAATATCCCGAAGCGCCTGATGCCGGGCGCGATCGCGCTGGGCGCCTTCTCGTTCACGATGGATTCGCTGCCGGGCACCCCGCAGATCCAGAACATCATCCCGACCACCTTCTTCAAGACCACGGGCTGGGCCGCGCCGGTGCTCGGCACGATCGGCTCGCTGTTCATCATCGTGGTCGGCCTGGGCTACCTGGAATGGCGTCGCCGCGCCGCGATGGCCAAGGGTGAGGGCTATGGCGCCTCGCTCGTCAACGAACCGCAGGAGGCGTCCAGCGAAGCGCTGCCGAACCCGGTCATCGCGGTCCTGCCGCTGGTGCTGGTGGGCGTGGCCAACTTCGTGTTCACCAAGATGATCCCGGTCTGGTACGGCGCCGGCGCCTACACCGTGCCGGCTGAGGTGCTGCCCGGCGTGCACACCCCGGTGACCGCGACGATCAAGACCGTGCTGGGGATCTGGTCGGTCGAAGCCGCGCTGCTGCTCGGCATCCTGCTGGTGCTTGCGACCGCCTTCCGCCGCGTCAGCCAGCGCTTTGCGGCGGGCTCGAAGGAAGCCGTCGGCGGCGCCCTGCTGGCGGCGATGAACACCGCGTCGGAATACGGCTTCGGCGGCGTGATCGCCGCGCTGCCGGGCTTCATCGTCGTGAGCGATGCGCTGAAGGGGATTCCGAATCCGCTGGTGAATGCCGCGGTCTCGGTGAGCTCGCTGGCCGGCATCACCGGTTCGGCTTCGGGCGGCATGAGCATCGCGCTGGCCGCCATGTCCGACCTGTTCATCCAGGGCGCGCAAGCGGCCCACATCCCGCTGGAAGTGCTGCACCGCGTGGTCGCGATGGCCAGCGGCGGCATGGACACCCTGCCGCACAACGGCGCCGTGATCACCCTGCTGGCGGTGACCGGCCTGACCCACCGCGAATCCTATCGCGAGATCTTTGCCGTCACGATCATCAAGACGTTGGCGGTGTTCTTCGTGATCGGCGTGTATTACGCGACCGGGCTGGTGTAA
- a CDS encoding HAD family hydrolase → MVTQLEHMQRAARVKVMIFDVDGVLTDGSLTYGPDGEVTKTFYVLDGLGIQLLNRTGVQTAIISARNSPIVVKRAADLGITHVFQGQHDKRLAFADLLARTGVTAEQCGYIGDDVIDLPLFTRVGFAVTVPSGHPEVQYRAHYVTKNPGGRGAVREVCDMLMRAQGSYEQAMAPYFG, encoded by the coding sequence ATGGTGACGCAACTGGAACACATGCAGCGTGCGGCGCGCGTGAAGGTCATGATCTTCGACGTCGACGGCGTCCTCACCGACGGCAGCCTGACCTATGGCCCGGACGGCGAAGTCACCAAGACCTTCTATGTGCTGGACGGCCTCGGCATCCAGCTGCTGAACCGCACCGGCGTGCAGACCGCGATCATCAGCGCGCGCAATTCGCCGATCGTGGTGAAGCGTGCGGCCGACCTGGGCATCACCCACGTGTTCCAGGGCCAGCACGACAAGCGCCTCGCCTTCGCCGACCTGCTCGCCAGGACCGGCGTGACGGCTGAGCAGTGCGGCTACATCGGCGACGACGTGATCGACCTGCCGCTGTTCACCCGGGTCGGTTTTGCGGTGACGGTGCCGAGCGGCCATCCGGAAGTGCAGTACCGCGCCCACTACGTCACGAAGAACCCGGGCGGCCGCGGCGCCGTGCGCGAAGTCTGCGACATGCTGATGCGCGCCCAGGGCAGCTACGAACAGGCAATGGCGCCGTATTTTGGATAA
- the rapZ gene encoding RNase adapter RapZ, with translation MHIVLITGISGSGKSVALNVLEDAGYYCVDNLPPALLPSLVETVNGADSKCVAIAVDARSAESLVELPATVRMLRDKGHDVKVMYLTASTHSLVARFSETRRSHPLSHELRPGENPAARRTLIECILEERERLGPIEKLGHVIDTSEMSANKLRAWVKELAEIEYAKLTLFFESFAFKRGVPLDADFVFDVRAVPNPYYDLTLRPLTGKDAPVIAFLDAQPQAVEMLADIRAFVAKWLPSFKTDNRSYLTVAVGCTGGQHRSVYMAERLGAYFSDTERVVVRHREQH, from the coding sequence ATGCACATCGTCCTCATTACCGGTATCTCGGGCTCCGGCAAATCGGTTGCCCTCAACGTCCTCGAAGACGCAGGTTATTACTGTGTCGACAACCTGCCTCCCGCCCTGCTGCCCTCGCTGGTAGAGACGGTGAACGGCGCCGACAGCAAGTGCGTCGCCATCGCGGTCGACGCCCGCAGCGCCGAGTCGCTGGTGGAACTGCCGGCCACGGTGCGCATGCTGCGCGACAAGGGGCACGACGTCAAGGTGATGTACCTGACCGCCAGCACCCACTCGCTGGTGGCGCGCTTTTCCGAAACCCGCCGCAGCCATCCGCTGTCGCACGAGCTGCGGCCGGGCGAAAACCCGGCCGCGCGCCGCACCCTGATCGAATGCATCCTGGAGGAGCGCGAGCGCCTGGGCCCGATCGAGAAGCTGGGCCACGTGATCGACACCTCGGAGATGTCGGCCAACAAGCTGCGCGCCTGGGTCAAGGAACTGGCCGAGATCGAATACGCGAAGCTGACCCTGTTCTTCGAATCCTTCGCCTTCAAGCGCGGCGTGCCGCTGGACGCCGACTTCGTGTTCGACGTGCGCGCCGTGCCGAATCCCTATTACGACCTGACGCTGCGCCCGCTGACCGGCAAGGACGCGCCCGTCATCGCCTTCCTCGACGCCCAGCCCCAGGCCGTCGAGATGCTGGCCGACATCCGCGCCTTCGTGGCGAAATGGCTGCCCTCGTTCAAGACCGACAACCGCAGCTACCTGACGGTGGCGGTCGGCTGCACGGGCGGCCAGCACCGCTCCGTCTACATGGCGGAGCGGCTGGGCGCATATTTCAGCGATACCGAACGGGTGGTCGTGCGGCATCGCGAACAGCACTAG
- a CDS encoding SIS domain-containing protein, with amino-acid sequence MSVTDEKIMLTSFNETQARRALELARETLDVEGEAIRKLSARLDQDDSVPRAVALMMACKGRVVVSGIGKSGHIGRKIAATLASTGTPALFLHPAEAAHGDLGMVTPQDVLIAISYSGESAELAVVIPAVKRMGVPVIAMTGKPGSRLAEVADVHLDVSVEKEACPLNLAPTASTTVTLALGDALAVALLELRGFKSEDFALSHPGGALGRRLLTHVRDVMRSGDAVPKVKPEAPLTEALLEISQKGMGMTAIVDDAGRPLGVFTDGDLRRLIEKTHDFSNVTIRDVMHANPRRVHPEQLAVDAVAVMEEFRINQMLVTDADDVLVGALHIHDLTRAKVI; translated from the coding sequence ATGAGTGTAACCGATGAAAAAATAATGCTGACAAGTTTTAACGAGACCCAGGCGAGGCGCGCACTGGAGCTGGCCCGCGAGACCCTGGACGTCGAGGGCGAGGCGATCCGCAAGCTGAGCGCGCGCCTCGACCAGGACGACAGCGTGCCGCGCGCGGTGGCGCTGATGATGGCCTGCAAGGGTCGCGTGGTCGTCTCGGGCATCGGAAAATCGGGTCACATCGGGCGCAAGATCGCCGCCACCCTGGCCTCGACCGGCACCCCGGCCCTGTTCCTGCATCCGGCGGAAGCCGCGCACGGCGACCTCGGCATGGTCACGCCGCAGGACGTCTTGATCGCGATCTCGTATTCCGGCGAGAGCGCCGAGCTGGCGGTCGTGATTCCTGCCGTCAAGCGCATGGGCGTGCCCGTGATCGCCATGACCGGCAAGCCGGGCTCGCGCCTGGCCGAGGTAGCCGACGTCCACCTCGACGTCTCGGTCGAGAAGGAAGCCTGCCCGCTGAACCTGGCGCCGACCGCCTCTACCACCGTCACCCTGGCGCTGGGCGATGCCCTCGCCGTGGCGCTGCTGGAGCTGCGCGGCTTCAAGTCGGAAGACTTCGCGCTGTCGCATCCGGGCGGCGCGCTCGGCCGCCGCCTGCTGACCCACGTGCGCGACGTGATGCGCAGCGGCGACGCGGTGCCGAAGGTCAAGCCGGAAGCGCCGCTGACCGAAGCCCTGCTGGAAATCTCGCAGAAGGGCATGGGCATGACCGCGATCGTCGACGATGCCGGCCGCCCGCTCGGCGTGTTCACCGACGGCGACCTGCGCCGCCTGATCGAGAAGACCCACGACTTCAGCAATGTGACGATCCGCGACGTCATGCACGCGAACCCGCGCCGCGTCCATCCGGAACAGCTGGCGGTCGACGCCGTTGCCGTGATGGAGGAATTCCGCATCAACCAGATGCTGGTAACCGACGCCGACGACGTGCTGGTCGGCGCCCTGCACATCCACGACCTGACCCGTGCCAAGGTGATCTGA